ATATACACCAAagtcaaaacaaaactttaactgTATGAAACCAAAGTATGTTCAAAGTTAATACTTAATACTGATACAAAGCCTAAGCTGGGGCACTTATATAGCATCTCAGTTGCATTACCTTTAAATTCAAACAATTTTACGCTGGGTAGAAGTATACATcagaaattaaaatatggaaatgagAGTATACCTTCCCAGCTGCTGATGTTCGATACCCCTCAAGAGTTTCTGGTGCAGAATACAACTTAAGTGCATCTTCAATGGTACGAACAGCATCAGGGTAAATATCAAGGTGGAGCAATAAATATGGCTGAACAGTAGCAGAAGCTTTATTTCCTGctcaacaaaaaccaaatgaacaCATAAACTCCAGATAGAATCAACAGTGAGTGGCAAAAAACTACAGAGCGAACCAAAATACAATTAATTCAACTCAGCTAGCAAATCGTATGCTGGCCGCTGATCTCAGAAACATTTTAAACTACATTTCCAATAATGAATTCCATTACACTCGTACACATCATCTAGACTGCCAAATACTGCATCTAACTTTTTAACTACAGAAAGAACCATGAATTCCTGCTAAAACTCATCCATCTTAGATAAATAAATCTTAAGCTTCAGTTCATAAGCACATAGGAAATATGGTTAATAATCTTGAGAATCAGAAAGACATACTGTTCAAGCTGtatttaagtttaaattttcaaacaatAAAAACATGTTAATCAACTGTAATTGTTTACCTATTTGAATTATGAAGAAAAATTTTAGGACTCTTAGCCTCAGAATGCAAGTGTGAACGGAAAGAATTCTATAACACAAAGATATATCTATTATCTGACAAAGCTTCCAGCAAAGCTTTATAAACTTAAAACggtgataataataataacgcAATTGCCACACCTCTTGCCTTCACCACACTTCTCAATTGTCCTCCAAAAATATCACTCAATTCTGAAGGAACAAAACTCTGTGTCCTGGTTACGGCAGATGTATTCTTCGGGCCAACTGTTTCCCATTCATCATCTTCTGGTGAAGATATAAGAGATGATTTGCGCCCGTTAATGCTGGGGGATTGTCCTTCAAGCTTAAGTAATTCATCATGCATCTGATCCATGATAAAGCTAAGGAACTCCTGAGCATCCTCTTGTCTGAAAAACACCAACAGTTTCAAAAGGAAActtaaaacaaatcaaaagtgGAATATATACATAATGGACACAGAAACATATGCCAGGCAGAAAATATTGACCAAGATCAGACACAAACCTTGGCCTGCCGGAGATGTTAGGCAGAACATCTGGAGTGAAATTTTTAAGAACGCCTTCAAACATGGCAGGGCTAAAAGGCCTACCAGTCTCGAGAACACTTACATCTCTGTCCTTCGAACTTGAACCACTAGGCATGTCAAATTCAGACACGAACTCTGCAAATGCACTCAATGTCGGATAGCCAACCTAACAAACTCAAGTTTAAATGTCCAACATATCAGTCAAAGTGATAAGCCAGAAAGGGAACAAGGGTTAGGCAAGGTAGCTACTCATTTCTGAGATCCGTATTATTCAGTGCACATAAATTTTGTCAGTGTTATAGAAATTCTCCTCAAACCAAAAACGCAAATAATTGAACAAACAGATAATCTAAAAAATGAGGAAGGAACCTTAGGTACTTCAAGAGTTCTCAATTCCTGCAGAAGCTGAACAAAAGGAGAGCAGGATAGAAGAGCCTGCAGGGTTGCATTTAGAAAGCACAGATTCCCTGAATTGATTAGACCACGAGGCAATAAGCTTTTAGAAACTGTAACAGGCGCATTTGAACTCTTCTGTAGTTCCCCCTTAATCTTAGAAACAGACAAGTCATCAACACTGCCATTCTGCTCTCTATTCTGCAATTCCAGACTTGAAAATTGATTGGAGAGACCACCTTCCTCCTTGGATAAAGGCAAGGAAGTTAAGTTAACATTATCAGTTGTCACCTCTTTAACACCATTACTATGGGCAGAACAATTAACATAATTATCGGTACATCCATTCTCTGCCGGAGTTGCTGACGATGCAGGTAAATTACCATCTACTGCTTTTACAGCCTTAACTTCATCCTGCTTAAGTGAACTTAACGGCTGAAGTTTGGTGGGCGCCTTCAAAGAACTTTTCTGTCCGCTTGATTCGCCATTAAATTGAACCGAAGATTTTGCAGAAACAAAATTTATAGACCCAAACTGCAATACATTCTTCTCCACAGGCTTCTCAGCCTTGACAGGTGATTGCTTTACCAGCAACGACCTGGTCTCGTCTTCAGAGAATGACCCAAACACTAGTAACTGCAAACGAGGAATAACAAAATTCAGCAGGTTTTAGAGCATATGAAAGAGTAAATCGTATtcaaaatcacattttaacCTAGCAGTAAATCAGTACAACCTCTCGGGCTACCAGATGCTAACACAGAAATGATCAAAACAACTTTACTTCTGCATTATTACTCAAAACCAAACTCAGAGTCCAGTGAGATACAACAGCTTTTTTCGAAACGGAGTCGCCATTGCCATCACaataaattctcaaaattcatatgcatttcattatTACACTTAGGTAAAAAAACACCCAAAAAGTTCACATTCATGAACAAACTAACCATACCAATAAAAGTTCCATCAAAGCATAAAGTAATTCACAGCTACAATACCCAAATTTTCGATCTGCCTAACTACTAAACTTCACAAAACCAGTAAAAAGTCATCGAAATTATCCCCCTCGAACGAAAATCACAACGAAAATACAAACTTGCCAAATGTGAAAGAGAGAAAACCCACCTTAGAATCACTCATTTCGTGCGCAGAACCGAATTGGAAACCCCAGAAACGCCCAAAGAAAAGCAGGAAATTTGTGTGTGAGAAGATTGAGAGCGAGGAACAAGTATGCCGAAAACGTCAGAACCGGAAccaagaattagggttttgtgaggCCCTGAACGAGCAGAGGAGAAGAGAAGGACGTCGACTGAAGACATGAAATGAGAGGGAAATGGAGATTGGTGAAGGGAGAGAGCATTTAACGAAGAAACCCTCTTCAAGAACCTGCTCAACAAACCCTAACATCGACTGCAGAGAGGaagggatagagagagagagatgcttgGGTTTAGAGGAGGAATTGGAGAGTTGTTTGTTTTGCTGTGAAACTTAGCAAAggatttaatattttaaaaaagttataattatttatattatgaTATTTAGTGTAtctaattatatttttgttattttgaaaATTGTCTCGAGAACTTGTTGGGCGGCGGCAGGCTGCCTATTTCCGCTTGTGCCTGATTTTATGAGAAACATTTTTATTGATGAGGCCTTTTGTTAGAAGGGAAATCAAGATTTTCACACaccgtttttagtttttacatatcttattcatttttgtttatttatttttgttgttttatttaatttaatgacTATAAATTAATAAGGGCGTGTAAGAGAAGGTGTCACATCCCGTCCTGGGTTTCACCACATCccatattgtccgctttgggccctgaccacaccctcacggttttatttctgaAAACTCATGCTAgcagaacttctcagtgggtcacccatcttgggaatgctctagcctctttctcgcttaacttcggagttcctacgaaacccgaaaccagtgaactcccaaatgGCCTTGTGCTAAAggaggtgagcatgtacatataaggcacatcaccctctctgttggtcgatgtgggatgttacaatacaCCCTCCTTAAGggtccgacgtcctcgtcgacacactcgCACCACACAGCATAGTggttttgataccaaattgtcatattCCGACCCAAGTTCCACCACATCCCTGACTcaactccgtcgtagcacgatattatttgctttgggccctgaccacgccatcacggttttgtttttgggaactcactcgAGCAGAActttctagtgggtcacccatcttgggaatgctccggcccctttctcgcttaacttcggagttcctacggaacccgaatccagtgagctcccaaaatgcctggTGCTAAAggaggtgagcatgtacatataaggcacatcaccctctATCCGTTGGTCAATGTGGGGTGTTACAGAAGGATAAGAGTGTGTATAAATGACACGCCccaacccggaatgtccacctggactccgaatcgagttgtgttgaTCGACACCAAGagagtgacgaagccataaagtgtagtgatgtgaaaaatgtgaataaatttaaacttaaaagtgcctaaatataagaatGTGTTTGTGAGTGGAAACGAACTCATTTTACATATGATGTCAGAGcaaaagtaaaatacagtaAAGTAGGATGAAAATTATACCATCGAATGTAATCTCCAATGCCAATATTTGCCAAAAATCCTCGTCGACATAAAAGCACAACACTAAAACATGGAgtggcgaaaaacaagggtgggtgggcctaaaaataaagctttgttaaaaaaaccttttcgaaaacataataacctcttaccgtaaaacaagtatagtttctaaaatatacatactacgtatagtaagaaaatacttaccgtagcctacaatatctcaagaattcaGTACGGCATAATATTTCGTAAGTAGACACATGACATCCGTAATCACACAATCTtgcataagcaaacatatcatatcgagtgctcatcgacacatgctaacacacgagttcatgcagagatattctAACATACACATGACTAGGTGTAACAATGATATACGATATAGTACTACAATTACGTGAAGACTGACGCTATGCGCAGTACATacaagtcctaattgcctatagcaatatAGGACAAGACTGACACCTACAATGGATTCAAAGTGAGTATACGGTGAAATgtgcacatacacgtgaaaTATTGGTCCTGGCCCGGACGAGTAATAACACCAGTGCAGCAAACGATGAACagataacataaatatagtcataCCATAGTGATTCAATAATTATAGTCAACATAACCTTCATCATAGTCGTAAATTTAATTAAGGCATCCCACAATAGTATGCATACCAGTGCATCCCACATGATTCAGAATAATTTCGTAAATTCCGTCATTTTGCTAATTCTTATAAACATTAGTCTGATCTAGGTATGCGTAGGAAATTCTTTTTcaatgtataaatggaaactaaataaatatatactatTTAAAAGCAAAAACCCACTCATAGTTACTTA
This is a stretch of genomic DNA from Malus domestica chromosome 02, GDT2T_hap1. It encodes these proteins:
- the LOC114822153 gene encoding ubiquitin carboxyl-terminal hydrolase 24-like, whose protein sequence is MSDSKLLVFGSFSEDETRSLLVKQSPVKAEKPVEKNVLQFGSINFVSAKSSVQFNGESSGQKSSLKAPTKLQPLSSLKQDEVKAVKAVDGNLPASSATPAENGCTDNYVNCSAHSNGVKEVTTDNVNLTSLPLSKEEGGLSNQFSSLELQNREQNGSVDDLSVSKIKGELQKSSNAPVTVSKSLLPRGLINSGNLCFLNATLQALLSCSPFVQLLQELRTLEVPKVGYPTLSAFAEFVSEFDMPSGSSSKDRDVSVLETGRPFSPAMFEGVLKNFTPDVLPNISGRPRQEDAQEFLSFIMDQMHDELLKLEGQSPSINGRKSSLISSPEDDEWETVGPKNTSAVTRTQSFVPSELSDIFGGQLRSVVKARGNKASATVQPYLLLHLDIYPDAVRTIEDALKLYSAPETLEGYRTSAAGKAGIVTASKSIKIKTLSKIMILHLMRFGYGSQGSTKLHKPVNFPLELVLGRELLLSPNTEGRKYKLVATITHHGREPSKGHYTTDALYANGQWLRFDDASVTAIGTGKVLHNQAYVLIYKQV